The genomic stretch AGGGATTGACGAGGCAGAGCCAATAGAGAACGGGACTCGACTCCTGCACGCGCCACAGCGGATAGAGCGCGGATGAGGCGAAGAACATGGGGAAGATGACGAAATTCATCACGCCCGCGAAATTCTCGAGCTGCTTGATCGCGGATGAGAGCAGCATGCCGAGCGCGCCGAACATCAGTCCTCCGAGCACGAGCGCCGGCAGCACGGTGAGATAGCCGAGCGGCGTCGGCGGCTCGATCTCCCAGAAATAGGCGATGAAGAGATAGGCGTAGACTTGCAATATCGACACGGCGACGCCGGCGAGAAGCTTGGCGCCGAGCAGATACCAGCGCGGAAAGGGCGAGACCAGCAGCGTGCGCATATTGCCCATCTCGCGGTCATAGACCATGGACAGCGAGGATTGCATTCCATTGAAGAGCTGGATCATCGCCATCAATCCCGGCGTGATATAGACCTCGTAGAGAACATAGGTCTCATAGGGCGGGATGATCGACACGCCGAGGACCTGGCGAAAGCCGGCGGCGAAGATCAGCAGCCAAACCAATGGCCGCACCAGCGCGGAGACGAAGCGTTCGCGCTGATGCAGGAAGCGCAGAGCCTCGCGCCAGATTACGCCGGAAAGGCAGATGGCGTATTGGCGCGCGGTGAAGCCGCTGGTTTCCTTCGTCATCGCTGTTCCGCTTTGTCCTCGGGCGTGCGGCGGGAGGGCCGTATCATGCCGCGTCCCGCGCCTTGGCGCCGGTCAATTGCTCGAATGCGGCGCCGATCGACTCCGTCGATGTCGCCGCCATTATATTCGCCGATGTGTCGGCGGCGAGAACCTTGCCCTGGTGCAGCACGACGACATCGTCGCTCGGCGTCACCTCGTCGATGAGATGCGTGGTCCACAGCACGGCGAGCTTGCGCTCGGCGACGAGGGCGCGCACTTGCGCGAGAATATCGGCGCGCGCCTTTATGTCGAGGCCGACGGTCGGCTCGTCGAGCAGCAGGAGGCGGGGCTCATGCAGCAGCGCGCGCAATATCTCCACGCGGCGCATCTGCCCGCCGGAGAGATCGCGCGCCTTGTCCTTGGCGCGATCGGCGAGGCCGGCGCGCTCCAGCAGCGCGGCGCCGCGTCGCTTCGCCTCGCCGGCGCCTATGCCGTGCAGCGCGGCGTGATAGATGAAATTCTGCATCACGCTCAATTCGAGATCGAGCGTGCGCGCCTGGAAGACGACGCCGAGCCGGCGCAGCGCCGCGCCGCTCTCGCGCGCGACATCATGGCCGAAGATCGCGATCTTTCCCTCGCGCGCAGCGTAGAGACGCGTGATGAGCGAGAAGAGCGTGCTCTTGCCGGCGCCATTGAGGCCGAGCAGCACGGTGAAGCTTCCCGCCGCGACGGAAAAGCTCACATCGTCCAGCGCGCGCCGCGCGCCATAGCTGTGGCCGATATGCGCGACGTCGAGCGCGAGCGGTTCGTCGGTCATTTGGTGGCGACCGCAATGCCCCAGGGGAAGGCGCCGACGGGAATGGACTTCAGCACTTTCAGGCTGGCGGCGTCGACGATTGAGATGTCATTGGAGACGCCATTGGCGGTCAGGAGATATTTCTCGTCCGGCGTGAAGGCGAGATGCCAGACGCGCTGGCCGACGAGCAGATATTTTTCGATCTTTTTCGTCGCAGTGTCGATGACGGCGACGCGATTGGCCGGGCCGAGCGCGACAAAGGCGCGCTTGCCGTCATTAGTGAAGGCGATGCCGATCGGCTGGATCGCCTCCTTGGAGAGGCCCGGAATCTCGAAGCGGATTTTCTGCGTCACCTTATGGCTCAGCGGATCAATGACGGAGACCGTGCCGCCGATCTCCGACGACACCCACAGCTCGGAAGCGTCCGGCTTGAAGGCGGCGAAGCGCGGGCGCGCATCGACCAGCACATTGGCGATGATCTGCTTCGTCTGCGTGTCGATGAGATGCGCCATATTGGTGGTCTCGGACGTATTGACGAGAATGCGTCCGTCCGGGCTCACCGCCATGCCTTCCGGCTCGACGCCGACAGGCACGTCGCCGACCTGGCGCTTGGTCTTGGTGTCGATCATGGTGACGAGATTGTCGTTCTCGTTCGACACATAGACGGTCTTGCCGTCGGGACTCAATATCATCAGCTCGGGATCGGGGCCGGATGGCAGATTGCCGGTGATCTTGAGCGTTTTGGTGTCGAGCACCTGAATCGTGTCGTCGTCGCCGGCGCAGATATAGACCTCGGAATTGTCCTTGGAGATCTCTATGCCGCGCGGCCGGCGGCCGACTTTCACGGTTTTGATCGCCTCCATCTTGTCAGTGTCGATGATGGTGACGCTATTGCCCTTCTCATTGCTGACATAGGCGGTGAAGGCCTGGGCGGGGGAGGCGCTCACGATTGCGAGAAGGGCGAGCGATCGAACCAGCGCGCGCTCCTTCTCCCACTTGTGGGAGAAGGTGTCGCGCGAATGCGCGACGGATGAGGGCGAGCCGCCGAGCTGTCTCGAATGGACCCTCATCCGACCCGGCTGCGCCGGGCCATCTTCTCCCGCAAACGGGAGAAGGAATCGCGCGCCGAGATTTCTGATCGTTTTCATTTCAGCCTGCATTTGGTTTCGGGCTTGTCGACGCCCAATGTGTCGAGCTCGGAGGTCTGATGCAGGAAGCCGTCCTGCGGCGACACAGAGACGATCATGCGTCCGTCGCCGAGCAGGATAGGCTGGCGCAGCTGACGATTCCAGGGTCGCAGCGACAGGCGTACGCCTTTGAAGGCGGCAATGGTGAATTCAGGACCCAAAAGATAGTCGCGCAGCGCTTTCGGATCGGCGGAGCCGGCTCTGGTCGTCGCTTCGCCGATCATGCGCGCCGCGACCCAGGCCTGATGATCGCGCGCATTCATGCCGTGGTGAAACTGAGCGCGAAAGCGATTTTGTAGCTGCACCGCGCCCCATTGCTCATGAGAGGCGTCCCAGCTCGTCGGAACGAGCCCGGCCGAGCCCGCTACGGGACGCGGATCGAAATTGCGATAGGGCAGATAATTGCCGAAAACCTCGCTCTCGTCCGCGGCGATCAGCACGTCATAATTTGCGCCCTGCGTCAGCGGCGGAATCAGCCGCTGCGTCTGCACGCTGCCGGAATCGGAGCGGCGTCCGCCCTCGGTGTCGACATAGACGCGCTCGTCGACGATCTTCGCGCCGAATTTCTTCGCGCTGGCGCGATAGGCCGCGGCGAGCAGCTCATCCTGCGGATGCGAGCCCTTGATGACGAGCCAGCGGCGCCATTGCTTCCAGACGAGATATTGCGCCAGCCCATCGGTCAGCATGGAGCGCGTCGGCGCGACATGAATGACATTGGCGCGGCAATCTTCCTCGCGCAGCCTGTCGTCTGCCGCGCTCACATTGAGGAGGAGCGCGTCGCGCGATTTCAGCGCATCGGCGACATGTAGAAGATCGTCGGCGGAAAGATCGGCGAGTATCGCCACGGCGCCCTGGTCGAGCAGCTTTTGCGCGGCGGCGACCGCATCGTCGCCGGGCGCGAGCTTCTCGTCGACGGCCTCATAGCTCTGGCCGGTGAAGCGGCCTGTGGTGTTGTCGTCGGCGACGCCGATCAGCGCGCCGGCGAGCGTGTCGTCCTCGGCCGGCAGGTCGAGGATCGACAATGTTTCGCTGGAGTGCTGCTGGCGCAGCACGCCCAGCTTCACCCGCAGCGGCTCGGCGGCGGCGGGAATTATGGCGAGAATGGCGGCGACCGACGCCCCGATGACGCAACGCTTTATCATGATGCGTGTCGGCCGCTCCTTTTTTCGCTCAGCGAATCAGCTTCAGCAGCGCCTGACCCGCCTTGGACTTCATCTCCTTGGCGTCGAGCGTGCCCTCGTCGTCCTTGTCGGCCGCTTTGAACAGCTTGCCGACGAGGGCGAGATATTCCTCTTTCGTGAGCGTTTTGTCATCGTCTGGATCGGCGGCGGCGAAATCTTTCTTGCCGATGCGCGCGCCGACCTCCTTGCGGTCGACCGTGCCGTCATTGTCCTTCTCGAGCTTGTCGAAGACGGTGGTGGCGGCCTTGCTCACCTCGGCGAGATCGAGCGTGCCGTCATTATCCGTGTCGAAGCTCTTGATCGGCGAGGGCGCCGCCAAAACAGGCTGCGCGACCATGGCCGATGCGAGGCACAGTCCAGCGCCGAGGGCGATAATGTGAAATTTAGCCGTCATATCTTGCCTCCGTTTCCCGACGAAAATCGCGAGATTCTCCCAATATAGTCAGAGCCGGCCGATCGCACAAAGCGTACGTATGGATGCAGCCCCGCTACAGATCGTCGCCCTCGCGCTCTTCCGTCTCGGGCGGCTCCTCCACCTCGGGCAGCGGCAGCAGCACCTCTATCCGCGTGCCGCCTTTCGGCCGCGGCTCCATGCGCATCAGCCCGCCGAGCGCATGGACGCGCTCGCTCATGCCGATGAGGCCGAGGCCGAATCGGCGCTCGTCCGGCAGGCCGACGCCATCGTCCTCGACCAGAACGCGCAACGCCTCGGCGCCGCCCGCCTCCGCGAGCTCCGGCGGCGCCTCGACGAATTCCAGCTGCGCCTCGGCATTGGCGGCGGATGCGTGACGGAAAATATTGGTGAGCGATTCCTGCACCACGCGATAGGCGGTCAGCGCGATCTTCTCGTCGAGGCAGGAGAGATCATGCGCGATGCGCAGCGACAGCCGCACATCGGCGCGACTGCCGGTCCAGGAGGCGAAGAGCCCGCGCAACGCCGCCTCGAGGCCGAGCTCGCTCATCGCCGGCGGGCGCAGCCGCTCGAGCATTCGCCGCAGCAGCGTCTGCAGCGCCTGTCCGGCGGCGTCTATATTCGCGCAGGTGCGCCGCAGCAGCTCGGGATCGGGAAAATTTCCCGAGGCCGCGGCGACGAGCGTGGCGGCGCCGGCGCGGATGGAGAAGAGACATGGGCCGGCTTCGTCATGCAGATCGCGGGCAATGTCGCGGCGCTCGGAATCCTGCACGGCGAACAGCCGATCGATGAGCGAATGATTCTCCTCGGTCACGCGATCGAGCGTCGCGGCGAGCGAATTGAGCTTTTGGGAAATATTCCTGAATTCGGAGGCGCCGCGCAGATCGAGACGCACATCCTTCTCGCCCGCCTCGAGCCGCGCCAGGCCGCGCCCCAGCGAGTCGAAAGGCGAGAGCGTGCGGCTCAGCAGCGTCAGCACCAGCGCGAGCATCAGCAATGTGACGGCGAGGCTGATCGCGCCGAGCCATAGGAGGTCGGACCAAATTTCGGCGAGCTCGTCCACCGGATCGAAGATGATGGCGATATTGCCGTATTGGACGTCGCCGATGCGCGCGGGAATGATGTCGATCTTGGGCGTCGGCGCGAACAGGCTCACGAACCAATCCGGCACGCCCGTCTGCATCTCCTTGCGCCATTTCGAGTCGAAGCTCGGGGCGATATCGTCATTGGGCAATATCTCTATCTCTATGTGGCGCAGATTGCGTAGATTCTCGAACAGCCTGCGCAGCGCGGGGATCGGGTCCTTGGTCTCCTGCACGCTGGCGAGCGCGGTCTCGACCAGCTCATGCGCCAAATGCTCTATGCTCTCCGCCTCGGCGCGCACGCGCGGTCCGGCGTGGCCGATCATGATCGCCACATTGACCGCGAGCATCGCCGTGAGGACGACGGCGATGAGCCAGCCGAGCCTCGCCTTCAAGGACATGGAACGCTCCCGATCTCGCCCTCGCGCCGACGCGCCGTGAGGGTGGGCGCAAGGCCGCCGATTGACAAACAAGATTTTGCATTCGCATAGTAATCTTCTCTAGAACAATGGCTATGCCCGATGCGCGTGCTGATCGTCGACGACCATCCCATGGTGATTGCCGGATGCCGCGGCATGTTGTCCGGGCAATCCGACATAGAAGTGCTGGAGGCGCGCGACGCCGACGCCGCGCTCGAGGCGCATGCCTCCGCGCAGCCGGACGTCATCGTGCTCGACATAAATCTTCCAGGGCTCTCGGGCTTCGAGCTGCTGCGGCGCATGCTGAAGCGCAAGCCGGATACCAAGGCGATCGTCTTCACCATGAATGACGATCCCGTCTTCGCCGCGCGCTCGATCGAGCATGGCGCCAAGGGCTATCTCGCCAAGAGCGAGGATCCGGCGCAATTCGTGAAGGCCGTGCGCATGGTCGCCGCGGGCGAGCGCTATCTCTCCAATCAGGTGGCGCAAAAGCTCGCTTTCTTCGATCAGAAGCACGGCGCCAATCCGCTCGATGGGCTGAGCGGCCGCGAGCTGGAGATTTTGCGCCTGCTCGCGGAAGGCAAGGGAATGGCGGAGATCGCGCATATCATGCGCGTGTCCTACAAAACGGTGGCGAACAGCTGCTCGCTGCTGAAGCGCAAGCTCGCCGCGCGCTCGCGCGCCGATCTCATCCGCATCGCCGTCGAGAATAAATTGGCGAAAGAGCTGGTCTGAATCGTTGCGCGATCATTCTCCCGTGCTCGGGAGAATGTGGTCCTCGCTCCGGCGAGGGTCGGATGAGCGCGCGTCGAGCTCGGGATTGCCGATTTCTATCGGGAATATTCGGACATTTTTTCGGGAAAAATTAGAAAGAGACGTCCCGCGGATATTCATCCGACCTTTGCTTTGCGAGAGCCGCCTTCTCCCGCGCGCGATCGCTTCGCGGGAGAAGGTCGGGGCAGGGGCTCAGCGCGAGAATTTCTTATATTTCAGCCGATGCGGGATGACGCTGTCGATGCCGAGGCGACGTTTCTTGTCCTCCTCGTAATCGGCAAAATTGCCCTCGAACCATTCCACATGCGAATCGCCCTCGAAGGCGAGCATATGCGTGGCGATGCGATCGAGGAAGAAACGGTCATGCGAGATGATGACCGCGCAGCCGGCGTAATCGACCAGCGCTTCTTCCAGCGCGCGCAGCGTGTCGACGTCGAGATCATTGGTCGGCTCGTCGAGCAGCAGAACATTGGCGCCCTGCTTCAGAATCTTGGCGAGATGCACGCGGTTGCGCTCGCCGCCCGAGAGCATGCCGACCTTCTTCTGCTGGTCGGTTCCCTTGAAGTTGAAGGCGCCGCAATAGGCGCGCGAGTTGATCTCGCGCTTGCCGAGATAGATGATGTCATTGCCGCCGGAAATCTCTTCCCACACGGTCTTCTTGTCGTCGAGCGCGTCGCGCGACTGGTCCACATAGCCGAGCTGCACGCTCTCGCCGACGGTGACGGAGCCATTGTCGGGCTTCTCCTGGCCCGTGATCATGCGGAACAGCGTCGTCTTGCCGGCGCCGTTGGGGCCGATCACGCCGACAATGCCGCCGGGCGGCAGCTTGAAGGTCAGATCGTCGATGAGCAGGCGATCGCCGAAGGCCTTCGACACATGCTCGACATCGATGACATTGGCGCCGAGACGCTCGGCCACCGGAATGACGATCTGCGCCGTCGTCGGCGCCTTCTCGTTCTGCTTGGCGACCAATTCCTCATAGCGCTGGATGCGCGCCTTGGATTTGGCCTGGCGCGCTTTGGGCGAGGCGGCGATCCACTCGCTCTCCGCCTCGAGGGCGCGCTGGCGGGCCTTGTCCTCGCTGCTCTCCTGGGCGAGGCGCTTCTGCTTCTGCTTCAGCCAGCTGGTGTAATTCCCCTCATAGGGGATGCCGCGGCCGCGATCGAGCTCGAGAATCCACCCCGTCACATTGTCGAGGAAGTAGCGGTCGTGGGTGACGATGAGGATCGCGCCCGGATAATTGCGCAAATGGCCCTCGAGCCAATTCACCGTCTCGGCGTCGAGATGGTTGGTCGGCTCGTCGAGCAGCAGCATTTCCGGCTGCTCGAGCAGCAGGCGGCACAGCGCCACGCGGCGCCGCTCGCCGCCGGAGAGCTTGGTGACGTCGGCGTCGTCGGAGGGGCAGCCGAGCGCCTCCATGGCCTGATCTACCTGGCTGTCGAGATCCCACAGGCCCTTGGCCTCGATCTCGTCCTGCAGGCGGGTCATCTCGTCGGCGGTCTCGTCCGAGTAATTCACCGCGAGATCATTGTAGCGATCGAGAATGGCCTTTTTGTCGGCGACGCCGAGCATGATATTGCCGCGCACGTCGAGCTCTGGATCGAGCTGCGGCTCCTGCGGCAGATAGCCGACGCGCGCGCCTTCGGCGACGAAGCCCTCGCCGGTATACTCCTTGTCCATGCCGCCCATGATGCGCAGCAATGTGGATTTACCGGCGCCGTTGACGCCGAGCACGCCGATCTTCGCGTCCGGGTAGAAGGACAAATGGACATTGTCGAGGACCTTCTTGCCGCCCGGATAGGTCTTGGTGAGACCTTGCATATGATAGATGAACTGCCGCGCCATGGGTGATCGGTCCCGCTAGAGAAAAATGCTCGGCGCGATGTTTAGCGCCTTTTGGGCGGAAGTGAAAACCGGCTTTTTGCGTCGGGGCCGGCGTGGTCGCGGAAGGCCCGTACGGCGCCGGAAGTTGACAGCGGCGGGCCTTTTCCGCCAGAGGTTGGCCGTCTCCAACGAGAGCGGGCTCATGCGCGTCTTCGTGACCGGCACGGCCGGATTCATCGGCTTCCATCTCGCGCAGCGCCTGCTCGAGCTCGGCCACAGGGTCGACGGCTTCGACGGGCTCACGCCTTATTACGATGTGACGCTGAAAGAGGCGCGCCACGCCCGGCTCGCCGGCTTCGAAGCATTTCGCCCCCATATCGCCATGCTCGAGGATATGGAGGCGCTGACCCGCGCCGTCACGGCGGCGGAGCCGGATGTCATCGTCCATCTCGCGGCGCAGGCGGGCGTTCGCTACAGCCTCGAGAATCCGCGCGCCTATGTGGACGCCAATCTCGTCGGCGGCTTCAATATTCTCGAGCTGGCGCGGGCGCGCGGCGTTCGCCATCTGCTGATGGCCTCCACCAGCTCCGTCTATGGCGGCAATCAGGACGTTCCTTTTTTAGAGAGCGAGCGCGCCGATTTTCCGCTCACCCTCTACGCCGCCACGAAAAAGGCCAATGAGGCCATGGCGCATTCCTATGCGCATCTGTGGTCCATTCCGACGACCATGTTCCGCTTCTTCACCGTCTACGGCCCCTGGGGCCGGCCGGATATGGCGCTGTTCAAATTCGTCGACGCCATAGAGAAGGGCCGGCCGATCGACATCTACAATCACGGCGAGATGCAGCGCGATTTCACCTATGTCGGCGATCTCGTCGAGGCGATCACGCGGCTCGTGGACCGCGCGCCGCAGATCGGCGCGGACGGGTCGGTCTCGCCGGTCGCCCCGTTCCGCATCGTCAATATCGGGCGCGGCGAACCGGTGGGCCTGCTCGATTTCATCGAGGCGATCGAGCGCAAATTGGGCAAGACGGCGGTCCGCAACTATCTCGAGATGCAGAAGGGCGACGCCCCCCGCACCTTCGCCGATTGCTCGCTGCTCGAGCGGCTGACCGGCTATCGTCCGCAGACCTCGGTGGAGGAGGGCGTCTCGGCCTTCGTCGACTGGTATCGCGCCTATTATGACGCCGCCTGACGCCGGAGCCGTGAGCAATCCTTAACCATCTGTCTGAGACAAGACCGTAACCGCCGCGCGGGGGCGATTCGCGTCCTTTCGGCGCGGCCTTGGCCCTCGTTTCGGAGAGCGTTTCATGGGCTTGGCTTGCACTTCAGGTCTCGATACCGGCTTCGTCGAGCTCGGCTATGCGAAAGTGGCGGCGCTCGGCGTCGTGCAGGGCGTCACCGAGCTTCTCCCCATTTCCTCCACGGCGCATATGCGCATCGTGCCGGCGCTGCTCGGCTGGAAGGACCCGGGCTCGGCCTTCTCGGCCGCCATGCAGCTCGCCGCCCTCGCCGCCGTCGTCAGCTATTTCTGGAAAGACATCCGCGGGATCGCCTTCGGCTCCGTCCAGGCGGCGCTGCGGCGCGATTTCAGCGATTGGAACTTCCGCTTCCTCATCTGGATCATCCTCGCCACCATCCCCATCGGCCTCGCCGGCCTCGCGCTCTCCGGCGTGCTGAACGCCTGCGGCTCGCCGCTGCGCTCGCTGACGGTCATCGGCATTTCCTGCATCGTCATGGCGGCGCTGCTCGCCATCGCCGAGCTCTATTGCAACCACTCCCGC from Methylosinus sp. C49 encodes the following:
- a CDS encoding ABC transporter substrate-binding protein, whose amino-acid sequence is MIKRCVIGASVAAILAIIPAAAEPLRVKLGVLRQQHSSETLSILDLPAEDDTLAGALIGVADDNTTGRFTGQSYEAVDEKLAPGDDAVAAAQKLLDQGAVAILADLSADDLLHVADALKSRDALLLNVSAADDRLREEDCRANVIHVAPTRSMLTDGLAQYLVWKQWRRWLVIKGSHPQDELLAAAYRASAKKFGAKIVDERVYVDTEGGRRSDSGSVQTQRLIPPLTQGANYDVLIAADESEVFGNYLPYRNFDPRPVAGSAGLVPTSWDASHEQWGAVQLQNRFRAQFHHGMNARDHQAWVAARMIGEATTRAGSADPKALRDYLLGPEFTIAAFKGVRLSLRPWNRQLRQPILLGDGRMIVSVSPQDGFLHQTSELDTLGVDKPETKCRLK
- a CDS encoding calcium-binding protein — protein: MTAKFHIIALGAGLCLASAMVAQPVLAAPSPIKSFDTDNDGTLDLAEVSKAATTVFDKLEKDNDGTVDRKEVGARIGKKDFAAADPDDDKTLTKEEYLALVGKLFKAADKDDEGTLDAKEMKSKAGQALLKLIR
- a CDS encoding ABC transporter permease, with the translated sequence MTKETSGFTARQYAICLSGVIWREALRFLHQRERFVSALVRPLVWLLIFAAGFRQVLGVSIIPPYETYVLYEVYITPGLMAMIQLFNGMQSSLSMVYDREMGNMRTLLVSPFPRWYLLGAKLLAGVAVSILQVYAYLFIAYFWEIEPPTPLGYLTVLPALVLGGLMFGALGMLLSSAIKQLENFAGVMNFVIFPMFFASSALYPLWRVQESSPVLYWLCLVNPFTHAVELIRFAFYEKISWDSLAAVAGYTTFFSAGALIAYDPAKGMLMRKGG
- a CDS encoding response regulator transcription factor, yielding MRVLIVDDHPMVIAGCRGMLSGQSDIEVLEARDADAALEAHASAQPDVIVLDINLPGLSGFELLRRMLKRKPDTKAIVFTMNDDPVFAARSIEHGAKGYLAKSEDPAQFVKAVRMVAAGERYLSNQVAQKLAFFDQKHGANPLDGLSGRELEILRLLAEGKGMAEIAHIMRVSYKTVANSCSLLKRKLAARSRADLIRIAVENKLAKELV
- the ettA gene encoding energy-dependent translational throttle protein EttA, with product MARQFIYHMQGLTKTYPGGKKVLDNVHLSFYPDAKIGVLGVNGAGKSTLLRIMGGMDKEYTGEGFVAEGARVGYLPQEPQLDPELDVRGNIMLGVADKKAILDRYNDLAVNYSDETADEMTRLQDEIEAKGLWDLDSQVDQAMEALGCPSDDADVTKLSGGERRRVALCRLLLEQPEMLLLDEPTNHLDAETVNWLEGHLRNYPGAILIVTHDRYFLDNVTGWILELDRGRGIPYEGNYTSWLKQKQKRLAQESSEDKARQRALEAESEWIAASPKARQAKSKARIQRYEELVAKQNEKAPTTAQIVIPVAERLGANVIDVEHVSKAFGDRLLIDDLTFKLPPGGIVGVIGPNGAGKTTLFRMITGQEKPDNGSVTVGESVQLGYVDQSRDALDDKKTVWEEISGGNDIIYLGKREINSRAYCGAFNFKGTDQQKKVGMLSGGERNRVHLAKILKQGANVLLLDEPTNDLDVDTLRALEEALVDYAGCAVIISHDRFFLDRIATHMLAFEGDSHVEWFEGNFADYEEDKKRRLGIDSVIPHRLKYKKFSR
- a CDS encoding ABC transporter ATP-binding protein, whose amino-acid sequence is MTDEPLALDVAHIGHSYGARRALDDVSFSVAAGSFTVLLGLNGAGKSTLFSLITRLYAAREGKIAIFGHDVARESGAALRRLGVVFQARTLDLELSVMQNFIYHAALHGIGAGEAKRRGAALLERAGLADRAKDKARDLSGGQMRRVEILRALLHEPRLLLLDEPTVGLDIKARADILAQVRALVAERKLAVLWTTHLIDEVTPSDDVVVLHQGKVLAADTSANIMAATSTESIGAAFEQLTGAKARDAA
- a CDS encoding undecaprenyl-diphosphate phosphatase codes for the protein MGLACTSGLDTGFVELGYAKVAALGVVQGVTELLPISSTAHMRIVPALLGWKDPGSAFSAAMQLAALAAVVSYFWKDIRGIAFGSVQAALRRDFSDWNFRFLIWIILATIPIGLAGLALSGVLNACGSPLRSLTVIGISCIVMAALLAIAELYCNHSRTLDHVSLKDALVVGFAQVGALVPGVSRSGSTLTAALFLDLKREQAAQFSFLLGLPAITLAGLKELYELHKAHLDGHGWSVLAVGLVVASISAFAAIWGLMRFLERFSTWPFVAYRAFIGVVLLVGAATGLLS
- a CDS encoding histidine kinase; protein product: MSLKARLGWLIAVVLTAMLAVNVAIMIGHAGPRVRAEAESIEHLAHELVETALASVQETKDPIPALRRLFENLRNLRHIEIEILPNDDIAPSFDSKWRKEMQTGVPDWFVSLFAPTPKIDIIPARIGDVQYGNIAIIFDPVDELAEIWSDLLWLGAISLAVTLLMLALVLTLLSRTLSPFDSLGRGLARLEAGEKDVRLDLRGASEFRNISQKLNSLAATLDRVTEENHSLIDRLFAVQDSERRDIARDLHDEAGPCLFSIRAGAATLVAAASGNFPDPELLRRTCANIDAAGQALQTLLRRMLERLRPPAMSELGLEAALRGLFASWTGSRADVRLSLRIAHDLSCLDEKIALTAYRVVQESLTNIFRHASAANAEAQLEFVEAPPELAEAGGAEALRVLVEDDGVGLPDERRFGLGLIGMSERVHALGGLMRMEPRPKGGTRIEVLLPLPEVEEPPETEEREGDDL
- a CDS encoding NAD-dependent epimerase/dehydratase family protein produces the protein MRVFVTGTAGFIGFHLAQRLLELGHRVDGFDGLTPYYDVTLKEARHARLAGFEAFRPHIAMLEDMEALTRAVTAAEPDVIVHLAAQAGVRYSLENPRAYVDANLVGGFNILELARARGVRHLLMASTSSVYGGNQDVPFLESERADFPLTLYAATKKANEAMAHSYAHLWSIPTTMFRFFTVYGPWGRPDMALFKFVDAIEKGRPIDIYNHGEMQRDFTYVGDLVEAITRLVDRAPQIGADGSVSPVAPFRIVNIGRGEPVGLLDFIEAIERKLGKTAVRNYLEMQKGDAPRTFADCSLLERLTGYRPQTSVEEGVSAFVDWYRAYYDAA
- a CDS encoding YVTN family beta-propeller repeat protein — translated: MRVHSRQLGGSPSSVAHSRDTFSHKWEKERALVRSLALLAIVSASPAQAFTAYVSNEKGNSVTIIDTDKMEAIKTVKVGRRPRGIEISKDNSEVYICAGDDDTIQVLDTKTLKITGNLPSGPDPELMILSPDGKTVYVSNENDNLVTMIDTKTKRQVGDVPVGVEPEGMAVSPDGRILVNTSETTNMAHLIDTQTKQIIANVLVDARPRFAAFKPDASELWVSSEIGGTVSVIDPLSHKVTQKIRFEIPGLSKEAIQPIGIAFTNDGKRAFVALGPANRVAVIDTATKKIEKYLLVGQRVWHLAFTPDEKYLLTANGVSNDISIVDAASLKVLKSIPVGAFPWGIAVATK